ATTTAATTGTAGATACTACAGGCAATATTGAAGTGCAAGAATATCTCAATGAATTAGTGCAACAAATACCATTAGAATCTCGTCCTAATTTATTACACTTATGGATTTTTGGTAATGGCGAATGTGTACAAGGCTTTTGGCATGATGCAAAATTACAAGATCATCAAGGTGGCTGTATTCAATGCTTGGGAACATCGGCTAATGGACTGTTTGAAAGTACTTTACCAATTAGAAATTTAGACAAAGAACAACGCTTTGGTGTTTGTTCAGCATTTACACCCTATGCCGTATCTGGTGGAATGATGGCAAGCTCATTGGGTATTAATATGATATTGGAATGGTTAGAAACCGGCATGGTAAAAAATAATTACCAAACCCGTTACAACTCTGAATATCAAAATGAGAAAATCAATGATATGTTAATTATGGCAAACGTAAACTGCCCTTATTGTGGAGAAAAATATGCAAAATCAATCTGATTTTAAAATACTGTCATTATCTGGTGGTGGTTATCGTGGTTTATACACTGCTGAAGTATTAAAAGAGTTGGAAAACTATTTAAAAAATAAAGGTAAAAATAAAGGTAAAAATAATTGTATTGCCAATTATTTTAATTTAATTACAGGTACATCGATTGGTGGTATTATTGCATTGGCATTAGCTTATGAAATTCCTGCTGAAGAAATTGCCAAAATATTTGATAATAAAGGTCAAGAAATTTTTAAGAAACAATCTTGTATTGGCATATTTAAGGCAAAATATAATTCAGCCATTTTAAAAAATATTTTAGTCGACTGGTTTGATGATGCTTCAATTGGTGATTTAAAACATCCGGTAGTTATTCCAGCTGTAGATTATACAACGGGCTCCCCTGTTACATTTAAGACAGCTCATCACGATACATTTAAGCTAGATTGGAAACGGAAGATTGTTGATGTGGCATTAGCAACTTCGGCGGCACCAACTTATTTTAAACGCCATCGTATTGGAGAAAATGAATATATTGATGGTGGATTGTTTGCCAATAGCCCAAGTTTGGTTGGATTACACGAAGCTGAAATCTTTTTTAAACACCCTATAAATCAAGTCAGAATCTTGTCTATTGGTACATTATCATCTAAGAAAACCATCAATCCAAAGACCAATAAAAAAGGTGGCTTGACCGACTGGGGGGAAGGAGATATTAGAAAAGCCGCTCCTAACATTATTGATATTACGCTCAGTTCTCAACAATTATTTATGAATCAGTTGGTCAAACACAGAATTAAGGATAATTTTGTTGTTATTGATGAAAACTTAACTCACAGCTCAGCCCCCTATGTTGGATTAGATGATGCCACCAATGAGGCAAAACAAATCCTTAAAGGAAATGCTAGCCGGTCCTCAAAAGTTGCACTTGGAAACCCCGAGGCTTTGGCATTTTTTAATGAAATAGCTATTCCACCTGTATTTTATGAAGGGAAATATAAAAACCAATAGTCGAGTTTATATTCACACTATAGCCACTTTAAACGCACTCTGTCATCGGAATTTTGATGTGGGGCTTAGGAAGCAAAATCACCAAAAACAGTGATAAGCTTCTGAAATGAAATTAAAAAACAAGTATCAAAAGTTCAGCAAAATTTCCGAACCGCAATTTCGTCAAATCC
The window above is part of the Neisseria bacilliformis genome. Proteins encoded here:
- a CDS encoding CBASS cGAMP-activated phospholipase; translated protein: MQNQSDFKILSLSGGGYRGLYTAEVLKELENYLKNKGKNKGKNNCIANYFNLITGTSIGGIIALALAYEIPAEEIAKIFDNKGQEIFKKQSCIGIFKAKYNSAILKNILVDWFDDASIGDLKHPVVIPAVDYTTGSPVTFKTAHHDTFKLDWKRKIVDVALATSAAPTYFKRHRIGENEYIDGGLFANSPSLVGLHEAEIFFKHPINQVRILSIGTLSSKKTINPKTNKKGGLTDWGEGDIRKAAPNIIDITLSSQQLFMNQLVKHRIKDNFVVIDENLTHSSAPYVGLDDATNEAKQILKGNASRSSKVALGNPEALAFFNEIAIPPVFYEGKYKNQ